One Methanothrix sp. DNA window includes the following coding sequences:
- a CDS encoding elongation factor 1-beta produces MGTVAAKIRVMPESTEIDMESLKESIRSAVPPSAKLHAMDVRPIAFGLKALIAVVLLDDKAGGGTSEVEEAFSKVKGVESVEVEEVGLI; encoded by the coding sequence ATGGGAACTGTAGCCGCAAAGATCAGGGTCATGCCTGAGAGCACTGAAATAGACATGGAATCGCTGAAGGAATCCATCAGGTCAGCTGTTCCACCATCCGCAAAGCTCCACGCAATGGATGTGCGACCGATCGCATTCGGCCTCAAGGCGCTGATAGCCGTTGTCCTGCTCGACGACAAGGCAGGCGGCGGGACATCCGAGGTAGAGGAGGCGTTCTCAAAGGTGAAGGGCGTGGAGTCGGTCGAGGTCGAAGAGGTAGGCCTCATCTGA